The Prionailurus bengalensis isolate Pbe53 chromosome E2, Fcat_Pben_1.1_paternal_pri, whole genome shotgun sequence region TTGCACCGAGTGCTCTGCTGTCTTCCACAGGTTAGTGTGGCTCCGACCCACCCTGAGGCCAGGTGAGGGGGCCACCTGCCACAGTGGGGGGCATTTAGGGTCAGGTCTTTGCTGCCTGATTTTCAAAGCCCTTGGCTTTGATCCTAGATACGGGGTTAGACCCTGATGTGAACTAAATGCAAAGTTCCCCTGGGAACAAGCAcctgtggggctggggagggtgcTGCAGCCCAGACCCCAGGTGTGCACACGGTGTCTGACCTGCTCCCGTTTTCCACCAGACCTGAGACGTAGCAGAGGCCAGAGGTTCCTAGACTTCCTGGTTCCTGGCACCCTCAGTGTCCTGGTGACTTTTTTTCAAACATCCCTAGGCCGAAAGAAATACCAAcatttttattaagcacttaGATCCAAACAACTTAAGCATTTGTGACAAAAAGACTTAGTGGGTTGTTTGGAAAAAGAACACACATatgttggaagaaaaataatttaattctctAATAAGCGCAGTCACTAATACTAGGTGATGCCTGCTGGGCCCTGCGTGACTTCTCACGCTGGACTCAGATGGCCCCCCCCCGTTTCTGTCCCCCATTCCTGTGCCACGGGTTTTTGCCTGGCACTTGCTGTTTGTCCTAGCATCCAGTGACACCGTGGAACTGGGGTTGCCGTCACCGTAGCAAAAACACATGCTACAGGCGTGGATTCCCTTGAGCTAGCAGTGTGTGCGCCATGTGACAGATGTCAAGCATTGCTGTGTCACCACCAAATCTTAATAGTCCCCAGGACCCTGTGCCCCCCCAGTGCCCTGGGCGGAGGCTCGGCACAGTGGTGGTAAGCACAGGTGGGGAAGCCAAGCGGTGAGAGCGCCCAGCGGATGGTAGCCAGCGGTCAGGTGTGGACCCTGTGGGAAGGCCTGCGCTGAGAGCCGGATCGCAGGCCCGGTAGACACATCCGGGTGCCCGCCTGGCTTCTGCCCTTTGGGAGAAGGGGGATGTTAGAGCCTGACTTAGGAAGCCTGTGAAGGCTCAGCGGTAGAATTTCACATGCAGGGAGCCCGGACCTTTCCTAGGGCTgaccccctgtcccccccccccccccgcccccagggacTGCTACTATGACAACTCTACCACGTGCCCCAAGTGTGCCCGGCTCACCTTGCGGAAGCGGTCACTCTTCCAGGAGCCTGGTCCAGATGTGGATGCCTAGAGCAGCaggcaacccccccacccccacccaagccTTTCTGGCATCCAACCTGCTGGTCATTGCCAAAGTCAAGGTGTTTTTGTGTTCTGGAGACCCCAAGGGTGCAGCCCCTGGACGTCTCCCTTGTGCTGGGCCGGAGGGGTGTAAGCAGCACCATGAGGCCCGTCATCTGTCTCCCAGGCATCTGCTGGGATGTGGTGCAGCCTGGCTCTTTGCTGGGTGTGCTGCTGTGAAGGCTTCAGGGCTCCGTAAGCAGGGGAGTGGGCAAAGGGCGTCTCACCTCCCCGGTGGCAAAGAGCCTTGGGGCCGAGGCTGCTGGGCTTTGGCCACCCTGAAAACCCAGAGAGGACTTTGTGGGAGTAGCCAACAAACCCTGGGCATGCTGGCTACATACACCCAGACTTGGCCTGAGGAAAATCTGCAGTGGATGATTTGGATCTACCTGGAggctcccatcccccagccccttgTCTGTTTGGAGGCTTCTAGTTGTCTCTGGCTGGGGTCGTCCACGACTGTCTCCTGAgggctctgcccctgcctcttgAGGTTCTGTCTCTAGGTTCTCCTCTGACAGGACCAGCCCAGGGGTTACCTGTTCTGCACAACGTGGAGGGAAGGGGGCCGTGGTGTCTTCCTCCTACTCCCCCTGCCGCTGCTCAGCCCAGCCTACCCTGGTGCTCCAGGCTGGGTGGCTGGGGGTCCAGTTGGGAGAGGCTGTCCTGCTTCCCAGTTTGGAGCAGGGACTATGCCCCTGGGGGAATTCTAGGTTAGGCAACGGGGTTGGCAGCAGCAGGCCTGTGTGGCTCTTCTGGGAACTCTCTGCCTGAGGAGCTCCATGCTGCTGCCAGAGTGCCTGCGGAGGGCTCTGGACAGCCCAGAGACCACCAGCCAGTGGTCTTTGGCTTGGGGCCTGGAGGTGCTGGGAGTATTTGCTCAAGGGAGCTTTGGGCAGGAATCTTAGAGCCCATGCGGGAAGCCTGGAGCACAGGATGTGGAAGGTCCGGTACACCAGCTGACAAATGGGACCCTCAGGCAGAGGGTGAGAACCCACAGGTTCTTCACTGGTGGAGCCACAGTCAACCTCAGTGTTTGCAGGGACGTTTTGTGCTTTAGAGACCTTGCCATTGAGGGGGGAGTCCTGTGGGAAGGGGACATTTCAGGATGTGGCTCTCCAGCCTTTTGTGCCCTCTTGCCCAGATTGTGGTCAGCTGTTGATGCACATGGTTGACACACAtatgtggtgggggtggggtgggcagggaacaTAGCCACTTGGGTATCCATCACCTTTGGCTAGGAAACCCAAGAGGAGATGCTTCAGCCAGCAGAAAAGTCGGCTTAGCCTGCTGGAGGATCAGAGGGGTGGCTAAAGACCGTGTCCCCTCCTCCTGGCTCTTCTGCGCCATCAGAAAAGCCTCCGTTGGTGGCTTTAGGCAATCCTCTCGCTGAGTGTTCTGATCCGCCTTGGGGTAACAGTGAGAAGCAAACATTGGTGAGGTTGGGTCAACAggtccctgccctgcttccccttcctctcGAGGGCTGAAGAGGGGCTTAAGGTCCAGATGCCCTTTTCCTGCACCCCCAGATCCACACATTTTCCACCACTGCTTTCCATTTCTGTCAGAAGGATACTGGCCATTCCCGGCTTTACCGCGTAATGGACGTCACATCATTGTAGTTACAATCGCCACGTCCATAGAAAGCGTTAATAAGTTGCCATCTGCTGGACGAGGAGTTggcccccttttctttttaacaacccccattccctcctccccccatatCGCCATCTTCCCCTTCTGGATGACCGAGTCTTTAAACAAGATCACGTGTGGGTCTTGGAATCCGAGCACTGTAGCCAGAACCCACCAAAGAGCCAGTTTGCACGGCCAGCGCTTCACAGAAAAGCAGCAAGGGACACCTGGTTGTACTGACACCATAGCCGCTGTCTCATTAAATCTGTGTTCTCTAGACTCTGGTGTGTGTGGTGAATTGGGGACAAGACAGGATTCATTGACATGCAGACCAACTGCAGCCTTCCCCATCCAGTGGGGCCAAAGGTGATTCGGTTTGGGGAGTTTGTGGTGAGTGTCAGAGGGCTGAGTGTATGGAGTCCCCTCAGCTCCATGTCTATGAAAGATGAAAACACATAACTTGAGGTTGTTCAGGCTCTAGGAAGCATCCAGCACTGAGCCTGGCGTGCAGAGAATGTTCGGTAAGTAGAAACTGTGTCTTCTGGAGCCCTCCTGGTTGAGGGATTATCTCATAACCCAGTGGAATCAGCGGGAAACTGGCTGATCATGCAAGTCACATGTCCAGCTCCTGGCAATCTCTTTCACAAGCTAGACCCACAGAAGGGCCCTCACTGCAACTCAGGACCATTCCCATTGCCCTGGGCTTCAGGAGAACCCTAACTGCCCCTCTCCCAAATTACATTCAAGCCTCTGTATATGTACATTCTTTTCAGAGAGATGATCTACAGTTTTGACCAGGATCTCAAAGGGGCCATGACCCAGCGAATATAAGGAATCTTCTGATAAGActgtaaccctaaccctaaaGAAACCAGAGAGCTCTATGGGCGCaagcagaagggagggaggaatggtgTGGGAGGGCTGTTTGTGGGCCTGGTCTTGGCATATTTGAGCACACACCTCCAACTACAAGTAACTAAAGCTATACTTGGGATACTTGATGTAAGATGAATATGTTTTCTCTCTTAGGTAATgaaatggtattttctttttaccattaaatttttttaatgtttattcagttttgagagagagagagaggagagagagaacgaacattagcaggggaggggtagagagagagggagataaagaatctgaagcaggttccaggctctgagttgtcagcacagagcctgacatggggctcgaactcacaaactgtgagatcatgacctcagccaaagtcggatgcccaactgactgagccacccaggagcccctcttttatcatttatatattggCAAACTTAGATATACAGAACCATTGCAAAAACATTCCCATTTACCTATCTCCTGGattccctaaatattttttttttttagcatttatttattttttaagagagagagacagagcaccagcagaggaggggcagagagagaggagacagaatttgaagcaggctccaggctccaagctgtcagcacagagccaggtgcgtggcttcaacccatgaaccgcgagatcatgacctgagctgaagtaggacactcaaccgactgagccacccaggcgcccctggagtccctaaatattaacatttaccTCATTTGCTGTATTCTTTCTGTGCACgtgcacatttctttttctgaaccatttggcAGGGAGTTTCAGAGATGATGCTCCTTTGCCTCTAAATACATGCGTCTTCCTGCCAAACAAGGACGTTACAAGGCCACAGTGCACTTATCACTGGGAAATTAACATGGACACATCACAGAACCTACAACAAAACTTACTTAGATTTTGCCATTCAGCTGCTATGTCTGTTTAGTCTTCTCTAATCTGGAAGGGTGCGTGATGGACCCCTTTAAGAAGCACAAGGtaactggggcgcccgggtggctgagtcggttaagtgtctgaccctcagtttccgctcaggtcataatctcacagttttgtgggttcgagccctgtgtcgagtatggagcctgcttgggattctctctgtctctctgcgcctctcccccacttgcgctgtctcagtgtctctcaaaataaataaaagaaaaaaaagcacaagttaGTAATTTTGAAGACTATCCTTCAATGCGGGTTTTTCTGATAGGATTCAGGCTTCGCACGTGGAGTGAGAATTCCCCAGAAGTGGCGCTTTGATCTACTTGTCTCCTGCGTCCTTTTGACATGTTTCTGTCATTCTTTAGGAACCGCTTACTTTCTAGCGTAATAAGGTGTTCTTGGTTTTTCTTGCGCTTTCCCGCTCCTAGCCCTGAAACCAGCCCTTTCCTCAAGGAGCCCCAATAGCTGTTAGTGGACAGTGGTAATTCAGTAAACAAGATGTGGTCGTCGGGTGTGCTCAGTCCTACTGGGCTGTCACTGCTTCCAGGTCCTTTTACCAGACAGGAAATAGTAGCCCTTCATCGACATCTAGTCCTccataaacatattaaaaacatgAGTTCACACTGATACTCCCAATTTCAAAGTAATGCCACaacattctttcccctttttaatatttgtgattCCCTTCCTTGACAGAAACCTGGCTCTGTtatctataattatttatttgctcaaTCCTAGAACACACAGAGAGTACCTTCAGCATTGCCAACCTATGCCTCTGTGAAAAAGAAGCCTAGAGTTTAGTATTTTTTTTGAGTTCCTTTTTGTATTTAGTTGAGGGAATACAGTCAAAACACAGCATTCAAAATTCACTTGGGTGTTTCTCCCCTTTCACTGTGCATATGTAATTCATGAGAAATATGGTTCCATTCATGTACTCCgttttatttccctatttttattttttttaaattggcttcACACctagtgcaaagcccaacatggggcttgaactcacgaccttgagatcaagagtcagaagtttaagcAACTGAGAGCCACCCGGGGCCTcttatttgcctattttattgTTGTGATATATTAACATGGTTCCTAAAGTCAGAACTTCACAAGAGGCCAcgatgcctggctggttcaacAGAGacttgcctgtctctctctctcaaaaataaacattaaaaaaaaaattttttttaaaggcactttaaaaaataaaaaccggggcgcctgggtggcgcagtcggttgggcatccgacttcagccaggtcacgatcttgcggtccgtgagttcgagccccgcgtcgggctctgggctgatggctcagagcctggagcctgtttccaattctgtgtctccctctctctctgcccctcccccgttcatgctctgtctctctctgtcccaaaaataaataaaaaacgttgaaaaaaaaaaaaaataaaaataaaaacctttacaAAAGGTTCGTCAAATATCTTCCTCCCccattctttgcttctttccacCCCTTCCCATCAGGTAACCAATATCTTTGGTCTCTGGCTTCTcctttctgggtttctttttgcAGAAATGAGTATGATACGTGTCTATTTTCTTATTTCGTTtacccctttttttaaataatttttttaacatttattcatttttgagagatggagacagagcatgagtgggggagacacagcagCTGAAGCAGCTGTCAGCACGAAACCCGActcaaggcttgaacccatgaaccgcgagatcatgacctgagctgaagttggacgtttaaccaactgagccacccaggcgcgccccacccccgaccttttttttttttttaagtttgttttttgagagagagagagcgtgtgaatggtggaggagcagagacagagggagagagaagagagaatccctagcaggctctgcactgcagcacagagcctgatgtagagaCTGAagccacgacctgtgagatcatgacctgagccctgcagtgcaggctctgcactgcagcacagagcctgatgtagaaACTGAAGCCAcgacctgggagatcatgacctgagccctgaaGTCAAGACCccgatgctcaacccactgagccacccaggagcccctcccccttctttcttccaCAAAAATGATAGCATACTGTTTTTTTTGCACGTTGCTTTTCTCAAATAATAGTATACCCTGGAAACCATTCTCTATCAGTCCAGAGTTCTTCCTCCTTTATTACTGTTATCATCATTTACATCTAGAttatatcccattgtatgtaatAACCATTTCATATTTGACCATTCTTCTATATACGAATATTCAGGCTGTCTCCTCACTTTTGCAGTAACAAACAAGGATGCAATAAGTAATCTGtgcacatgtattttcttttgttggaGGTGTATCTTCAGAGTATACTCCTGAAAGTGGGATTGTTAaatcaaaagaaatgtattttttatgagTGTCTGATGTCCCTCCATATTCGTTGTAGCAatctgcattcccatcagcaatgtaggAGGTCCCTGTTAGCCCAGAACATCACCAACAGAGTGTGTGGCCATACTTTTTGATTATCTGTCAATCTAATTAGTGAGACACAGTATCTGTgtagctttaatttgcatttctctaatcaTGAATGAGGTTgaactttttttgtttcaagacctaatttatttatttatgaattatatCCTTTGTCCACTTTTCTATTGGATTTCTGGTATTTTTTCCTCCTCAATCCTAAGAGTTCTCCATATAGCAGGGATTAGCCCATTGTCTGTGagatgttgcaaatattttcttccaatttatcAACTGCTTTTGACTTTGTAGTGTTTCTCCCATGGAAAAGctcttttgttacatttttatacagtCAAATTAAGTTTTCTTATTTCATCTGGATCTTAAGTCATGGAAAACTTCCCAGCACCCAGGTCCAAGAGGCATTCATCTATGTGCTTTTGTAGTACTCGTatggtttcaatttttatttttggatccACGATCTGTTTATTTAGTCTTGTGTATGCTGTGAGGCAGggatctaattttatctttttccaaatgATTAACCAGTTGTCCCccaccattaaaaacaaaaatcggGGCTTCCAAATTTATTCCACAGGTCTGACTACTGCACTGACTTACTCGCTGACGTTTTATAGTTTGCTTTAATGTCTTAGAAGAGCTAGTCTCCTtgcagttttctctctctttttttaaagttattcattttgagagagagcatgcacacaagcaggggaggggcagagacagacagagggaaagaatccctagcaggctctgcgctgtcagtgtggatcccaacgtggggcttgatctcacaaactgtgagatcgtgacctgagccaaaatccagagtcagatgcttaatagactgagtcacccaggcaccctgcagttttctctttttgaagcAGCATTTTCCTGGGTATTCTTGCATGTGATTATCCTAAGCACATATTTAAGTgaaattttaatgacaaaatttGGTACTCTCAGGtgtcaaaatgaaaataccaGAAACAAGAGTTTCCAAAGATGTAAAGCATCTGGAAGTAGAGAGGCGTGGCTGGATCTCATCCGCTGAGGTCATCTTGTTGCTTCTGGCTTTATTTTGATTAACGTTTGGTCGCACACACCGAAAAACGACCTAAGACAGTTGCTTTGAGCGCCGCTTTTTCTCATTGTACAATTCCCTGTAGCAGTTGATCGCATCATTGATTGCTCCCGAAACTTTCAGTTTCCAATCATCATTAGGGCCGTCACTTGTAAGGACCCGTAGGCCTGCCTCGAAATGTGAGAAGGCTGCTGAGAGTCTTCCTGTGGTTAGCTGACGCAGGGCAGGTGGGGCATCTTCACTCTCCTCTTCTGCAGGCTCCTGTTCTAGCTGCATCAGTTCCGTGTTCGAGAGATCCTCCTCGTGGGACCTCAGCAACTGGTCCACGTCGGCTTCTACAACCTCTTCGAAAGCCACATTCTTGGCAAGAGTCACAATGTTTTGTTGAAGTTGTGCAATGTTATCTGTTTGGGAAACGCTCTGGAACCGAACACACTCAGGCCAGATCTTCTTCCACACGCTGTTCATCGTTGCCGGTCTCAGCGCCTCCCAAGCTAGTGCAATGTTGTCTACAGCATCTATGATACTGTAGTTTCTCCAGAACTCCCTGATCATGGCTGTGTCCTCCCCATCTGTTGCTTCTAGGATGTGCTCAAAAGTTCTTCTCACGTAATGAGCTTTGAAGGCGGAGGCTATGCCTTGACCCATGGGCTGGATGGAGTCAGCTGTACTGTCATGAAGATATTCCACCCTTACATTGTCAGACAGATCACTCAAATTTACCGGGTGGCACGGGGCATTGTCTAGGATGAGCAACGCTTTGTGGGTGAGATTATTCTGGGCACAGTATCTTTCAACGGCTGGGCAAAAAAAGTATGTGAACCATTCCTGAAAGATGCTCCTGGTCGCCCAGGCCTTTTTGTTTGAGCGCCAAATTACAGGCAAATTGGGCTTGGAGTATCCTTTCAGAGCCTTGGGGTTTTCCAAGTGGTACACCAATAggggcttcaacttaaagtcccCAGCTGCATTGCCACCAAGAAGCAGCATCAAGCGATCTCTGGATGATTTAAAGCCTGGCTCAGCTTTCTCTTCCACAGAAATAAACGTTCCTTCAGGCATTCTCTTCCAATAAAGCCCCGTCTCATCTACGTTAAAAACCTGCTGGGGGGTATACTCACCTTCTTCAATGATGCTTCTTAGCGCTTCTGGATATATGTCCTTGTTTCCAGGAGCCGTGCTGTTTATCTTGAAGTGGGGCAAACAGTGGCGCTCCTTGAATCTCACGAACCAGCCTTTACTTGCAGCAAACTTTTCTGTTTGAGAGCTCGTACCTCTTTCCCGCTGTAAGTCATCAAACAAACTCTTAGCCTTCTCCTGAATAATTGTGACACTCAGGGGCACATTTCGCTGGCTCTGGTCTTCAAGCCACACATGCAGCAGGCGCTCCATGGTCTCCATGACTGCACTTCGATGCCGCGTCAACCGGGAGGCTCTCAAAGGAGTAGCGATTTGCGAATTcgctttaattttttccttattatctCGGATTGTAGCCACGGTAGAAACCGCAAGGCCCAAGGCCTTCGCAATTTGGCTGAGCTTTTCACCAACTTCGAATCGTCTCAACACTTCCAATTTTATGTCGAGGGTAATTGCTTTCCGTTCCCTTTTGGCACTGGGGATGGCCGATGCATTTAGGGACCTTTTCCCAGGCATTTTCCCTTCCAGAATGTAGTGAAATGACAGCAGTCTCAAGAGCAAGAAGGCCCGTGGCTATCCTCTGCTCCCTTGCAAAACGTGGGAGAGAAAATGGGGCTGCCAAGAAGTGCAGGCGGATGAGAAAAAGGTCACCAAAGGCCTGCCCGGCCCCCTGTGCCAGAAACAGGCTGGTTCACTCTCGACTGGAAGGCGGGCAGCGTAGGCCTCTGGTGTCAATCAGAGTGCCCAACCCCCAGACAGCACATCTGCAGGAACGTTAAAACCGGCGTGGGTTTCTGGGatccagagaacagaaaaaaatccgTGCAAGTTAATAACGCTGCATAGCACACACCGAGTCAGTGCCTCCGTTCTAGAGGGACATCGAAGCAGCAGGGAGCCGGGTAGCGGGCTCACGAGAGGCGCCGGTAGCAGGGGACGGACCAGGGACTGGTGGTGTCTTTTGTGAACCGCTTCCTGTGGAGGACCCGGGAAATATGTGTCCTTGGAGATGCCCGACTTAAAATAAGTCTAAAGGCGCTGGGTATCCTCATAGCATCTAGCCCGAGTCGGTCGCTGGGATTTCTGCGCTCCGCTCTGTGGACAGGACCCGACAGCGCTCACGTTCAGGTCTTTAAAAAGTCAGGTGGTAGGGTAGACAGCTGACGAGAGGTCCCAAGCCGGCGCCTAGTCCTTACCGCGCATGAGCGACGCCTCCAGCGCCCGCGGGGACGGCTCCGGGGGTGTGGCGCTTCCCTGGTTTTGTTGCTGTTCTGCGCGTGCGCGCGCCCCAGCGGCgcgagggcgggggcggggagtgtCGCGCCCGCTCCGGGCGGCGGCCGAGCGGTCTGGGCCGTGCGGCGGTGGCCCAGGAGGCGGCGGGACGGTCAGGGCAGGCGTGAGAGCCCTCGGAACAGCCCGGCAGGTGAGCGGGGAGGTTCTGCCCGCAGGTGTCGGGAGGCGGGGGCGCGGGCTCCGCTCGACGCCTTGGTGACGCCGCCCGGTTGCGCCGGCTGTCGCGGGGTAGGGGTCCGGGGGAACGGACTAGAGGGGCCTGGCTGCGGCCACCACCACATCCCCAGCCGGCGGCTCTGTCCCCGCGGCTGAGGTGGCCGTCCCTTGCCCTCCGCgtccctgcccttctcctggcGGCTTCTTGCCGCCTTCTGAATTTCCCGCCGCCTCCCGGGCCCTGCGCAGTGCTGGCTCCCTCCTCTGCCGCCTCAGTCCCCTCTCCAAAGAGCCCCCACGCGGAGCGATTTGCGTTCGAGTCACGAGTCCCTGCAAACCTACAGCATCTCCTCGGGCACCTCGCTTCGACTGCGAGCCCGTTTCCTCCTGGGCCTGGAGGTAATGCTTGCTGAGCCCAGAGTTGCTCTCTGAGCCGGATGTGATACTGCACGTGGAAGAGTTTTGCCGGCTGTTAGTGTTTCTCACGTGTGGAGCCCGGTTTCACTACTCTCATAGCAGCTAGTACTGCTTCCAGCCTTCCGTGCTAAGGGCTTTACACGAACCCTCTCATTTGAGTCCTAAACCCTTCCTGCACGAAAGCGCTGCCATAAGCCtctttatagaagagaaaacGTGAAAGCAAAACTGGCCACTTGCAGTTCAGGGCCATCTCGCTCCAGTGCCTTCACCTTTAGGTATTTCTGGGTTGTGTGCCTTTCCTCTGGTTAGATACTATCAAATGGgattccatgttttttttttttttttaatgttgtttttaaattcagtttttagagacagagtgtgagcaggggaggggcagagagagagacggagacacagaatccgaagcaggctccaggctccgagctgtcagcatacagcctggctgggggctcaaacccaggaactgcaaggtcattacctgagccgaagtcagaagcttaaccgactgagccacccaggtgcccccctaggATTCCGTATTTTAAGGTTCTGTTTCTGTATTGGTTGATACATCCCAGGGTGCAGTGATCACATTGGCTTAATTTTTTCTCCTGCACAATTGTGAGGTTTCTGATTTTTGGTCCAAGAAAGGCATCTTGGTTTCCAGACAGcagtgaaggaggaagaaggattCCGTGGATTTATTTCCTGTCTTGTCTTCAGGAATGAGCTTTTCCCTCCCATCCCTATTCATTTTGGGGATGGTACAAGTGAGCTCCGTTTCTGGAATTATCGATGAGAGCAGAGCCCTTTGCCTGGGACGTTTCAGCATTGCAGAGGCTGTTCTGGTTGTTAACACGTGGTGGAAGTCAGTAATTGACACAGCTGTGTCCTGGGTCACTGAACCTCCGTGGCCTCAGTGGTTTCAGTTACGAAGGAAGTTGGATGATCTttgagggttttttcccccagacTGAGTTGTTCATCTGTTGAGAGTCAAGAAGTGAACACAGGCAAGGGCTCTGTCCCTCGGCTGCTCTCCTTGGATTTGTAGGCTGGGGGGGGGCT contains the following coding sequences:
- the LOC122494632 gene encoding CENPB DNA-binding domain-containing protein 1 encodes the protein MPGKRSLNASAIPSAKRERKAITLDIKLEVLRRFEVGEKLSQIAKALGLAVSTVATIRDNKEKIKANSQIATPLRASRLTRHRSAVMETMERLLHVWLEDQSQRNVPLSVTIIQEKAKSLFDDLQRERGTSSQTEKFAASKGWFVRFKERHCLPHFKINSTAPGNKDIYPEALRSIIEEGEYTPQQVFNVDETGLYWKRMPEGTFISVEEKAEPGFKSSRDRLMLLLGGNAAGDFKLKPLLVYHLENPKALKGYSKPNLPVIWRSNKKAWATRSIFQEWFTYFFCPAVERYCAQNNLTHKALLILDNAPCHPVNLSDLSDNVRVEYLHDSTADSIQPMGQGIASAFKAHYVRRTFEHILEATDGEDTAMIREFWRNYSIIDAVDNIALAWEALRPATMNSVWKKIWPECVRFQSVSQTDNIAQLQQNIVTLAKNVAFEEVVEADVDQLLRSHEEDLSNTELMQLEQEPAEEESEDAPPALRQLTTGRLSAAFSHFEAGLRVLTSDGPNDDWKLKVSGAINDAINCYRELYNEKKRRSKQLS